One genomic segment of Mytilus trossulus isolate FHL-02 chromosome 4, PNRI_Mtr1.1.1.hap1, whole genome shotgun sequence includes these proteins:
- the LOC134713870 gene encoding uncharacterized protein LOC134713870 — protein MSFQIAYCGSECFDIDEKKEHGENKDNNSQTRIQNKTEDSEISEGTKSFATEVTSKWHDFVNTNYNRYTEDFNNYEVKNKIKSRINCAFVVKQVANENKSSLLPIELGHIITDIKTTETENVSWNERLTETEDAIVHPPVKMSGFLSSVVKPWTADDNIVNDYNVTPVEQVQPEGCFCWPLVHLIYRIRYRLFDKKKDKELQKKTKV, from the exons ATGAGTTTTCAAATCGCATATTGTGGAAGTGAATGTTTCGACATCGATGAGAAGAAAGAACACGGTGAAAATAAGGacaacaatagtcagactagaatacaaaacaaaacagaggACTCAGAAATAAGTGAAGGTACCAAAAGTTTTGCAACTGAGGTAACATCAAAATGGCATGATTTCGTGAATACTAACTACAACCGCTACACAGAAGATTTTAATAATTAtgaagttaaaaacaaaattaagagTAGAATAAATTGCGCTTTTGTTGTAAAACAAGttgcaaatgaaaacaaatcttccTTATTACCGATTGAGTTAGGACACATAATAACAGACATCAAGACAACGGAAACAGAAAATGTCTCTTGGAATGAAAGACTGACAGAAACCGAGGATGCTATAGTCCATCCTCCTGTTAAAATGTCTGGATTCCTGTCGTCTGTAGTAAAGCCGTGGACAGCAGACGACAATATTGTCAATGACTACAATGTCACTCCAGTAGAGCAAGTGCAACCAGAAGGGTGCTTTTGTTGGCCTCTTGTTCATCTG ATTTACAGAATACGATACCGACTGTTTGACAAGAAAAAGGACAAGGAACTTCAGAAAAAGACAAAAGTCTAA